In Labilibaculum sp. DW002, the genomic window TTTCAGGCTTGGACTGCATCGTGATTGCACCACCAACCATAAACGAAAGATAATCATCTTTAGCGTTATATTGTATGCTTCTAATCACAACATTAAAATCAAAATCGGCATCAGGAGTGATATAACCAACAGCCGCTGAAAACAAACCTCTCTTAGCCACCTCGTATTTCTCAATCAATTTCATGGCACGAACTTTAGGGGCTCCCGTCATCGATCCCATAGGAAAGCTATGCTTTATGCAATCGACAAAATGTTTATCTTTCCTCAAGTCTGAAACCACAGTAGATATCATTTGATGTACCTGAGGAAAGGTATATATACCACAAAGCTCCTCAACTTTCACTGTTCCTTTGGCTGCTGTTCTCGACAAATCGTTTCGAACCAGATCTACTATCATGATATTTTCAGCTCTTTCTTTAGGATCGGTAAACAAATGCTCTTTTATCTGTTGATCTTCCTCTTGTGTTTTACCTCTTTTTGCAGTGCCTTTAATTGGCTGTGATATAATTTTCTTACCTACCTTTTTAATGTACCTCTCAGGACTAGCGGATAACAGAAATTTATTGCCCATGCAGTACAGACAGGAATAAGGAGTTGGCGAAACCTGCATTAATTTACGATAGGTTTGTCGTGGTCGAATGTAAGCTTCTTCTACATAAAACTCCTGACAAAAATTTACTTCGTAAATATCACCCAAACGGATGTGGTCTTTCAATTGCTGAACAGCAGTTAAATATTCATCCCTGCTAATACGTGAATTAATTTCAGCTACGCTTACTTTCTTCTCTTCAGGAATATCAAAAGCTTGAAGATTCTTCATTAAATCATAAATTTCCTCTTCTGTAAATTCCTCATCGAAATAGCGAACTTGTAAAGTATCAACATCTAATATGAAAACCCAACGCGGACGAAAAAAATTCATACTTGGCATGTCCAGTCCATCTAAATTAGCCGAACTTAAATTCTCAATCTCGTTTTTAAGATCGTAACCCAAATAGCCAAACCACCAATCTTTTGCATGATCAAGCTCTTTTTTAAAGGTTTCAAAACAATCTTTCTCTGGTTCAATAAGCTGAAGAGAATCAATACCTGCAACTAGTTCGTATGAATTATATTCCTTTTTTGAATTTGCTTTTTTATTTACATCATGACTGTCAAGTACAGCAATTCGATCAAATTTCTTACTCCACAACAACAACTGCTGCTTAAACTCAACTGTATTTGAAATATGAAAACTTAGGATTTTACGCATGGCGCAAATTTAAGGAAAAGATGCTTAGAATATCATCTCTTCTGCAAAATAGAAGAAATTTTCAGCAGTGTCATGAACTAAAGATTAATCTATCGTTTCTTCCTTCACCATACTGAAAGAAAAACCTTTGTCATCCTCTCCCAACACATTAATATGAATTTCCTGTTCTGAGAATTTCTTGTATTGAATTTTTTGAGGAAAGTCGTGCTTCTTATTTTCAAAGGAGAAACAAGAATCTATTGATTCATTTAAGGTGAAACTGACAGTTGCTCCTTCATTTTGATTGGAAACAGTTGCGCGATAAACAATCGATCCATTCTCGAATACAATCTGAAGTGTTTCTGAAACCTTCTTTTCCTCATCAATCAATTTATAGGAATAACCTTTTAGTTCGCTCGTACTAACTCGTTCCCAAACTTCATAGCTCTCTTTATCTTCGACTTTCCAGGTTCCTTCGAAAAATTCAAGATTCGATAATGGATTTTGCTGGCAAGAAATAGCAAGTAGACTTAGTACTGTGATTATTAGTGATTTCATATTATATCTATTCTAGAGTATTATTGTCCTTATCTAAAGATTATTTCAATCTTAATACCCTACCAATATAGAAATCTTTTTATTCACTCATATCAAAAAAGGCAACCATATAGGCTGCCTTTACTATTCAAATAGAATTGAAATATCTATAATTTCACAATTACTCGACCTCGGCTTTTCTTTGTCAACATTAAATCGATATAGGTAGCTAACTCTTCTAAGGATGATTCTATTACCTGTTCTTTATTATTGTATACATTCCATTCTGAAGCTAATTTATCCCAAACTTTTTGACGTAGCTCCATCGGACAATTTTGAGAATCGATACCAATTAAACTGATTCCTCTAAGTATATACGGATAAACGGTACCATCCAAATCACCAGATCCGATATTACCACAACAAGTTACATTTCCCATTGGTTGACAAGCTTTGATAAGAGTAGAAAGCACATTTCCTCCAACCACATCAATTGCTCCCGCCCAAAGTGGCTTCAACAATGGTCTTCCTGATTGATCATCGGAAATTTCACGAGAAATTCTTGAAGCAGCTCCTAGTTCATGTAATTCCTTTTCGCCCCCATCATTTTCAGAGGTCGCAGCAATTACTTCAAAACCTAAGGATGATAGAATAGCAATTGCAATACTTCCTACTCCTCCTAAAGCACCTGTAACAACAACAGGTCCCATTTCGGGTGTTTGCCCGGCAGATAACAAACGTTCAACCGATAAACCAGCTGTAAAACCAGCCGTACCATAAATCATAGCCTGCTTCAGACTTAAATTCTGAGGCTTACGAACCACCCAATCTGCAGGAACACGAATGTATTCGCCAAATCCACCATCAGTGTTCATTCCTAAGTCGTAAGAGGTCACAATAACCTCATCACCAATCTTGAACTTTTCACTAGTTGAATGTTCTACAATTCCAGAAGCATCGATTCCTGGTGTATGTGGATACTTTCTCGTTACGCCTTTGTTTCCAGCAACTGAAAGTGCATCTTTAAAATTTAAAGAAGAGTACTTCACATTCACGATCACCTCACCTTCCGGAAGATCTTCAATTTTCCGCTTCTCAATTCGTCTAATGAATTTGCCTTCTTGTTCGTAAATTCGTAGTGCTTTAAATTCTCTTTTGCTATCCATTTCTTATCCTAATTAAATTCTTATCTTGCAACAAAGCTACAAGCATTTATATTATTAATCAAGAACTTACACTTTGTAAGCTTACTAACATTTTGTTCGGTTTTACTGATTATCAGCACATAAAAACTTTTGTAATTTGAAAAAAGGCAATTGTCCAATTGATACATTCATCAATTTCGTTAAAGGAAAGCGGAAAGCAACCATTATTTTGCACCTAATGCAAAGTACGAAGCGGTACAACGAATTGTTAAAGCTTCTGCCTGATATAAGCGACCGAATGCTAAGTAAAAACCTAAAAGAACTGGAAGAAGATGGGATCATCAGCCGAAAGGTTTATCCGGAAGTTCCACCTAAAGTAGAATACAGTCTTACCGATTTGGGAAAAGAAATTCATCCAATTTTAAAAGCCATGTTTTTAGGTGGTAGAAGGTTTGAAAAATTGATGGAATAAAAAAGGCAACCATATCGGCTGCCTTTCCTTATAATATATAGTAAAAACTTAACGCTTAGAAATCAAATCAACAACTTTTAAAATCACATCTACAGCTTTCTGCATAGAATCTACTGGTACATATTCAAATCGTCCATGAAAATTGTGTCCTCCTGCAAAAATATTTGGGCAAGGTAAACCCATATATGATAAGCGGCTACCATCAGTGCCGCCACGAATAGGCACAACCATAGGTGTAACGCCAACATCTTTCATCGCTTGTTCTGCGATATCAACAATATACTTTACAGGTTCAACCTTTTCGCGCATATTAAAGTATTGATCTTTCATCTGAATTGAAACACTGTCTTCGCCATATTTAGCACAAAGATCAGAACAAATAGCTTCAAATTTATTTTTACGACCATTGTAAGCTTCCATATCAAAATCACGAATGATATATTGAAGTTTAGAATTTTCAACAGATCCTTCCATACCCAGAAGATGATAGAAGCCTTCGTAATTTTCTGTTTTCTCAGGTACTTCATCTTTTGGCAATTGCCCTGCAAACTCTTGCATAATATGCATCGAATTTATCAGTTTATCTTTCGCCATTCCCGGATGCACATTACGTCCTTTAAAAGAAACCTCCGCATAAGCTGCATTAAAGTTCTCAAATTGCAATTCTCCAATTTCACCTCCATCCAAAGTGTACGCGAAATCAGCTCCAAATTTTTTAACATTAAAATAATCTGCTCCTTGACCTATTTCCTCATCAGGAGTGAAACCGATATGAACAGGGCCATGCTTAATTTCAGGATGATGAATTAAATACTCAACAGCGGTCATAATTTCAGCAACCCCAGCCTTATCATCTGCACCAAGTAAAGTGGTTCCGTCAGTTGTAATCAGCGTTT contains:
- a CDS encoding anthranilate synthase component I family protein, producing MRKILSFHISNTVEFKQQLLLWSKKFDRIAVLDSHDVNKKANSKKEYNSYELVAGIDSLQLIEPEKDCFETFKKELDHAKDWWFGYLGYDLKNEIENLSSANLDGLDMPSMNFFRPRWVFILDVDTLQVRYFDEEFTEEEIYDLMKNLQAFDIPEEKKVSVAEINSRISRDEYLTAVQQLKDHIRLGDIYEVNFCQEFYVEEAYIRPRQTYRKLMQVSPTPYSCLYCMGNKFLLSASPERYIKKVGKKIISQPIKGTAKRGKTQEEDQQIKEHLFTDPKERAENIMIVDLVRNDLSRTAAKGTVKVEELCGIYTFPQVHQMISTVVSDLRKDKHFVDCIKHSFPMGSMTGAPKVRAMKLIEKYEVAKRGLFSAAVGYITPDADFDFNVVIRSIQYNAKDDYLSFMVGGAITMQSKPEKEYEECMLKAKAIMKVLKD
- a CDS encoding DUF6265 family protein, yielding MKSLIITVLSLLAISCQQNPLSNLEFFEGTWKVEDKESYEVWERVSTSELKGYSYKLIDEEKKVSETLQIVFENGSIVYRATVSNQNEGATVSFTLNESIDSCFSFENKKHDFPQKIQYKKFSEQEIHINVLGEDDKGFSFSMVKEETID
- a CDS encoding YhdH/YhfP family quinone oxidoreductase; this encodes MDSKREFKALRIYEQEGKFIRRIEKRKIEDLPEGEVIVNVKYSSLNFKDALSVAGNKGVTRKYPHTPGIDASGIVEHSTSEKFKIGDEVIVTSYDLGMNTDGGFGEYIRVPADWVVRKPQNLSLKQAMIYGTAGFTAGLSVERLLSAGQTPEMGPVVVTGALGGVGSIAIAILSSLGFEVIAATSENDGGEKELHELGAASRISREISDDQSGRPLLKPLWAGAIDVVGGNVLSTLIKACQPMGNVTCCGNIGSGDLDGTVYPYILRGISLIGIDSQNCPMELRQKVWDKLASEWNVYNNKEQVIESSLEELATYIDLMLTKKSRGRVIVKL
- a CDS encoding winged helix-turn-helix transcriptional regulator, which produces MKKGNCPIDTFINFVKGKRKATIILHLMQSTKRYNELLKLLPDISDRMLSKNLKELEEDGIISRKVYPEVPPKVEYSLTDLGKEIHPILKAMFLGGRRFEKLME
- the pepT gene encoding peptidase T → MTAVVDKFIKYVQFDTESDTQTGLTPSTPGQMVLAKELVKELEEMGMSQVSLDENGYVMAVLPSNIEKEVPTVGFVAHMDTSPDFTGKNVKPQFVENYDGNDIILNQEENIVMKVSDFPDLKMYKGQTLITTDGTTLLGADDKAGVAEIMTAVEYLIHHPEIKHGPVHIGFTPDEEIGQGADYFNVKKFGADFAYTLDGGEIGELQFENFNAAYAEVSFKGRNVHPGMAKDKLINSMHIMQEFAGQLPKDEVPEKTENYEGFYHLLGMEGSVENSKLQYIIRDFDMEAYNGRKNKFEAICSDLCAKYGEDSVSIQMKDQYFNMREKVEPVKYIVDIAEQAMKDVGVTPMVVPIRGGTDGSRLSYMGLPCPNIFAGGHNFHGRFEYVPVDSMQKAVDVILKVVDLISKR